Proteins encoded together in one Candidatus Bathyarchaeota archaeon window:
- a CDS encoding lipoate--protein ligase family protein, translating to MLALWRLLEFEFKDPAMNLALEEAIARKVGSCDSPNTFRLWINPYSIILGCHQSVDLEVDKTAWGRFRIPIIRRVTGGGAVYHDHGNLNYSIYTKVSGNRKIDVQHKNSEFSQVILGALMRLGLNPILKSYGVFVRDHKISGSAGSLRWRCLLHHGTLLVNSNLKLLNILLKKPKGPLGSSHPRGFVRSVHAPVTTLESELGRPIQLEEIKSILKRTFEELFSAKLNPDRPTVEELDLALHLYRVKYGRPEWNLMY from the coding sequence ATGTTGGCTCTATGGAGACTACTCGAATTCGAATTTAAGGATCCTGCCATGAACCTGGCCTTAGAGGAGGCGATAGCCCGAAAAGTCGGGTCATGTGATTCCCCGAATACTTTCAGGCTATGGATAAATCCTTACTCTATAATTCTGGGCTGCCACCAATCAGTGGACCTGGAGGTCGATAAAACCGCCTGGGGACGCTTTCGAATCCCGATAATCAGGAGGGTTACTGGTGGAGGGGCGGTCTACCACGACCATGGGAACCTCAATTATTCCATATATACTAAAGTCTCAGGGAACCGTAAGATAGACGTACAACATAAAAATTCAGAGTTTTCCCAGGTGATTCTGGGCGCCCTTATGAGGCTGGGTCTGAACCCTATCCTAAAGAGTTATGGCGTATTCGTTCGGGATCATAAAATCTCAGGTAGCGCCGGAAGCCTCCGATGGAGATGCCTACTCCACCATGGAACACTACTCGTAAATTCTAACCTTAAATTGCTGAATATTCTCCTGAAGAAGCCGAAGGGACCTCTTGGGAGCTCCCATCCTAGGGGGTTTGTACGGAGCGTTCATGCACCTGTAACAACTCTTGAATCCGAGCTAGGCCGGCCCATTCAACTCGAGGAAATTAAATCGATCCTTAAAAGGACCTTTGAGGAATTGTTTTCCGCAAAACTGAATCCTGACCGACCCACAGTCGAGGAGCTTGATCTAGCCCTCCATCTATACAGGGTCAAATATGGAAGACCTGAATGGAATTTAATGTACTAG
- a CDS encoding UbiX family flavin prenyltransferase: MVERLIVAISGASGVIYAVRLLKVLKEKGVEVYLIVSDAARRILEEESSMKLDNLKGMASRCYGESDLDSPLNSGSFETDGMIVVPCSLKTLAGIALGFPHNLIVRAAEVTLKEGRKLVLVPRETPLSLSALRNMCRAAENGAVILPAMPAFYFKPERLEELVDYIVGKILDQFKISHNLYTRWHGKT, translated from the coding sequence TTGGTTGAAAGATTAATAGTCGCAATCTCGGGGGCTAGCGGAGTAATATACGCGGTGAGGCTCCTTAAAGTCCTAAAAGAGAAGGGGGTTGAAGTCTATCTCATCGTATCCGATGCCGCCAGGAGAATCCTAGAGGAAGAATCCAGCATGAAGTTGGACAACCTTAAGGGTATGGCGTCTAGATGTTATGGGGAATCCGATCTAGATTCTCCCTTGAATAGCGGGTCTTTCGAGACCGATGGCATGATCGTGGTGCCCTGCAGCTTAAAGACTTTAGCTGGAATCGCCTTAGGATTTCCTCATAACTTGATTGTTAGAGCCGCTGAGGTGACATTGAAGGAAGGTAGAAAACTGGTATTAGTCCCAAGGGAGACCCCCCTAAGCCTATCTGCGCTCAGAAATATGTGTAGAGCAGCTGAGAATGGGGCTGTGATATTGCCTGCGATGCCTGCCTTCTATTTTAAGCCGGAGAGGCTGGAGGAGCTCGTGGACTATATCGTAGGGAAGATCTTGGATCAATTCAAGATATCCCATAACCTCTATACGAGATGGCATGGAAAGACGTAA
- a CDS encoding DUF87 domain-containing protein, with the protein MKILQKEGDEYHLLTFPCEEPNPGDYLIIEDNRVKKSLILQVLEVKYANIPGILEEILRDGLSNRLEGDELDPLNVNSQLLILKDTKLTICKVRGVMEGGKPRPFGSFVPSRNYSEINPLAVERLLYEGGVNRPIEIGETLKEGKMFIDAESLDGRLNIITGRKGTGKSHLSKILILGLIEHGAPCLVLDINGEYVNLSATRIGEPQRRYMNKVVPLTPGRNLKFNVENIGLPPILNMLIYALDLPWNSTRAFIRVWRESARNGKLTLEGLNEIMARWKCHESIREAIQSRIYTMMDSGIFTDDPSDAVDIPGLFRSIRDGGAMVINLKDQSAVTRRMLVELLLGKLKELLSREAISPMFLFAEEAHLYLRDTYWDDIVTRMRHLGLFTTFITNQPSSIQETIYRQVDNIFLFNFLNDRDLEAISKVAKIDAESVKLIVKELPPRHCLIIGDAVQNFPLIVKVRSLDVDAMGETRYFFKTRKSNAIPYQKLLTSSPHQH; encoded by the coding sequence ATGAAGATTCTCCAGAAGGAAGGGGATGAATATCATCTGTTAACTTTTCCATGCGAGGAACCAAATCCTGGAGACTACTTAATAATAGAGGATAACAGGGTTAAGAAGAGCCTAATACTCCAGGTATTAGAGGTGAAATATGCGAATATACCGGGTATACTTGAAGAGATATTAAGAGACGGCTTATCCAATAGGCTTGAAGGCGATGAACTAGATCCCTTAAACGTAAACTCTCAACTGCTCATATTAAAGGATACAAAGCTGACGATATGCAAGGTTAGAGGCGTAATGGAGGGGGGGAAACCGAGGCCGTTTGGAAGCTTCGTGCCGTCGAGGAACTACTCGGAGATAAATCCATTAGCCGTAGAGCGCCTCCTATATGAAGGGGGCGTGAATCGTCCAATAGAGATCGGTGAAACCCTTAAGGAGGGGAAGATGTTCATAGACGCCGAATCCCTGGATGGAAGGCTGAATATTATAACGGGGAGGAAGGGGACAGGTAAATCCCATCTATCCAAGATACTGATTCTAGGCCTCATAGAGCATGGGGCGCCATGCCTAGTATTGGATATAAATGGAGAATACGTAAACCTCTCTGCTACGAGGATCGGCGAACCCCAACGAAGATATATGAATAAGGTAGTGCCTTTAACTCCCGGGAGGAACCTTAAGTTCAACGTGGAGAATATAGGCTTACCGCCCATATTGAACATGCTAATATACGCTTTAGATCTCCCTTGGAACTCCACGAGGGCCTTCATAAGGGTTTGGAGGGAGAGCGCCCGTAATGGGAAGCTAACCCTGGAGGGGCTTAACGAGATCATGGCTCGTTGGAAATGCCACGAAAGCATAAGGGAAGCGATCCAGTCGAGAATATACACTATGATGGATTCAGGCATCTTTACAGACGATCCTTCGGATGCAGTGGATATACCGGGGCTCTTCAGATCCATTAGGGATGGAGGCGCCATGGTAATAAACTTGAAGGATCAATCAGCCGTCACCAGGAGGATGCTGGTGGAACTCCTGCTGGGGAAGCTTAAGGAACTCCTCTCCAGAGAAGCCATATCCCCGATGTTCCTCTTCGCCGAAGAAGCCCATCTATATCTAAGGGACACCTACTGGGACGATATAGTGACGCGTATGAGGCATCTAGGCTTGTTCACAACCTTCATAACGAACCAACCCAGCAGCATACAAGAAACCATATATAGACAGGTGGATAACATATTCCTGTTCAACTTTCTGAACGACAGAGATTTGGAGGCCATCTCGAAAGTAGCGAAGATAGACGCGGAAAGCGTAAAGCTGATAGTCAAAGAACTGCCTCCCAGACACTGTCTAATTATAGGGGATGCCGTACAAAACTTCCCGCTGATAGTCAAGGTGAGAAGCCTGGATGTGGACGCTATGGGGGAGACTAGATACTTCTTTAAGACTAGAAAGTCTAATGCCATACCGTACCAAAAACTTTTAACCAGCTCGCCTCATCAGCATTAA
- a CDS encoding archaeosortase/exosortase family protein, which produces MEGVSSKAIIPSALKREDGILLLSISPIIALIIVDFNSFVLGWNEGRGPILFGLLFLFLEWREARSRLSLNLKGLRKASWITSFSTLTLYYMLVYIAGLQDVIRGIGYRIGVPEAPYLLSWTRLWEYIVVAVSLAGMLASAYTTRALGQVITPMVYFFGMAAILGLDAAFPYQSLGPLTSVVPIIVGIIVGLLSLSGVAVSSNPLSPVDPPWVYSQGNLLLIGGVKRSVLLEINWPCIGVMSMLIYMLVLFILMVKMEAPMKRKALYGMIGAVGTFSVNILRIFLITLAVAYTTIDLRVFHESIGEILFIIWIISYLAVVIYVEGKLTSVQSDLNMFDEPSILRR; this is translated from the coding sequence ATGGAGGGGGTTTCGTCGAAGGCTATTATTCCATCCGCCCTTAAACGGGAAGACGGGATATTATTACTCTCCATCTCGCCTATAATAGCGTTGATCATAGTAGACTTCAACTCTTTCGTTCTAGGATGGAATGAGGGGAGGGGGCCCATCCTCTTCGGCCTCCTATTCCTATTCCTTGAATGGAGGGAAGCTCGGAGCAGGCTGAGCCTCAACCTTAAAGGGTTAAGAAAAGCTTCATGGATAACATCCTTCTCCACGTTGACCCTATACTATATGCTTGTGTATATTGCCGGATTACAGGATGTGATAAGGGGGATAGGTTATCGGATAGGCGTCCCGGAAGCCCCGTATCTTCTAAGCTGGACAAGGCTCTGGGAGTATATCGTAGTGGCGGTCTCCCTGGCGGGGATGTTGGCCTCGGCCTATACTACAAGGGCTTTAGGACAGGTGATAACTCCGATGGTGTATTTCTTCGGGATGGCAGCCATCCTCGGATTGGATGCAGCTTTTCCATATCAATCCCTGGGACCATTAACATCCGTGGTGCCGATAATAGTGGGTATTATAGTGGGTTTGCTGAGCCTCTCAGGCGTCGCCGTCTCATCCAATCCTCTATCCCCCGTGGATCCCCCATGGGTCTACAGCCAGGGTAACCTCCTCCTGATAGGCGGCGTGAAACGCTCTGTCCTCTTGGAGATAAACTGGCCATGCATCGGGGTTATGAGCATGCTCATCTACATGCTAGTCCTCTTCATATTGATGGTTAAAATGGAAGCCCCTATGAAGAGGAAAGCCCTGTATGGGATGATAGGGGCAGTAGGGACCTTCTCGGTGAACATCCTCAGGATATTCCTTATAACGCTGGCAGTAGCTTACACCACAATAGACCTACGGGTCTTCCACGAATCCATAGGTGAGATACTCTTCATAATATGGATAATATCCTATCTAGCCGTGGTGATCTACGTGGAGGGAAAGTTGACCAGCGTTCAATCCGATTTAAACATGTTTGATGAGCCCTCGATCCTTCGAAGATAA
- a CDS encoding DUF2029 domain-containing protein — translation MDNELNVRLLFLFTGVFALYEGFQNWLRSRIFEHPGLVIVHTITYMMAFSLFFIGLLNDKRVRWLDWYPLITLTFTSFYSVYVISEIVYKGVYRTDALAFSHYSAMEFVKGIKGGWSFNPYTRDLQEALRIFSVDVDYITFKENGDIITSFNYPALHFLVFVPFIYLGWGDARWTILLFEIASIAFIYVKAPQKIRPLAIIPFFAGSDLAINFTAGCVTDFLWILPMIAAAFYMDENLYVAGFLYGISCAVKQIPWLIAPFLLVWTLLSTEGRYLKRFLMTVIFAATSLLGFVLPNLYFIMESRDAWVEGVFTPLTENLVFLSQGLSLFTQTGIIMVQKSFYFFFMLWLFIVLLLNYTVYFEKLKYTVWIYPALILWASYRGLQNYFISWIPLLVVSLILWYNSEVEKTEVNN, via the coding sequence GTGGATAACGAATTAAACGTACGTCTCCTCTTCCTCTTCACCGGGGTCTTCGCCCTCTACGAAGGATTCCAAAACTGGCTTAGAAGTAGAATATTCGAGCATCCCGGCCTAGTCATAGTTCATACAATAACCTATATGATGGCTTTCTCCCTCTTCTTTATAGGGTTGCTTAACGATAAACGTGTAAGATGGCTGGATTGGTACCCCCTCATCACATTAACTTTCACATCGTTCTATAGCGTCTATGTAATCTCTGAAATCGTTTATAAGGGAGTTTACAGGACCGATGCACTGGCCTTTAGCCATTACTCCGCGATGGAGTTTGTGAAGGGAATTAAAGGCGGATGGTCCTTCAATCCTTACACTAGGGATCTCCAGGAGGCCTTAAGGATCTTCTCAGTTGACGTGGACTACATAACTTTTAAGGAGAACGGAGATATCATTACTTCGTTCAATTATCCCGCACTGCACTTCCTAGTTTTCGTACCCTTCATATACCTGGGCTGGGGAGATGCCAGATGGACGATACTTCTATTTGAAATAGCCTCCATAGCCTTCATATACGTTAAGGCTCCTCAGAAGATCAGGCCTTTAGCGATAATACCCTTTTTCGCGGGATCAGACCTAGCCATCAATTTTACGGCTGGATGCGTAACCGATTTCTTATGGATACTACCCATGATAGCAGCCGCGTTCTACATGGATGAAAACCTTTACGTGGCGGGGTTCCTCTACGGAATCTCATGCGCCGTTAAACAGATCCCTTGGCTCATCGCTCCATTCCTCCTCGTATGGACCCTGTTATCAACCGAAGGTAGATATCTTAAGCGATTTTTAATGACCGTGATTTTCGCTGCGACATCCCTTTTAGGGTTTGTTCTCCCGAACCTTTACTTTATTATGGAGAGCCGTGATGCCTGGGTCGAGGGTGTCTTCACCCCCCTGACGGAGAATCTGGTGTTTCTAAGCCAGGGGTTATCCCTCTTCACACAGACGGGGATTATAATGGTTCAAAAGAGCTTCTACTTTTTCTTCATGCTTTGGCTCTTCATAGTCCTACTCCTAAACTATACGGTATACTTTGAAAAGCTGAAGTATACCGTTTGGATTTATCCTGCGTTGATTCTGTGGGCGTCTTATAGGGGCCTCCAAAATTATTTCATAAGCTGGATACCCTTGCTGGTTGTCTCCCTGATATTATGGTATAATAGCGAGGTGGAGAAGACTGAGGTCAATAATTAG
- a CDS encoding HAD family hydrolase, protein MRYLLFIDFDNTLHDTDSKYVSRLNGLLGFDGSFLWDIFLNKIHRMVHVRFPGRHDDLRFHVELLLEALGRRVNVEDVERFMVALEEAERACWMDPAYFPDALDFLRKVSGAGYILCLTTGPNSAPKARALEERISFKVFHYVFGEDTLGCLKSEPEYYRRALKAAGGEPSSTVTVGDTLSTDIAPAKMVGLRTIWVNRKGSDPWGSRVKPDYTVKDLDEAFERIQELFPMGCMG, encoded by the coding sequence TTGAGGTATCTACTATTTATCGACTTTGACAATACCCTTCATGACACGGATTCAAAATATGTTTCTAGGCTTAACGGCCTGCTGGGTTTCGACGGCTCTTTTCTATGGGACATCTTCCTGAACAAGATTCACAGGATGGTTCATGTCAGATTTCCTGGGAGACATGACGATTTAAGGTTTCATGTGGAGCTACTCCTGGAGGCTTTAGGTCGGAGGGTTAACGTCGAGGATGTGGAGAGGTTCATGGTGGCTTTAGAGGAGGCTGAGAGGGCCTGCTGGATGGATCCGGCTTATTTCCCCGATGCCCTAGATTTCCTTAGGAAGGTTAGTGGGGCGGGTTACATCCTCTGCTTGACCACCGGTCCCAACTCCGCTCCCAAGGCTAGAGCCTTGGAGGAGAGGATCTCCTTTAAGGTCTTCCATTACGTCTTCGGCGAGGATACCCTGGGATGCTTAAAGTCTGAGCCGGAGTATTATAGGAGGGCCCTGAAAGCCGCGGGTGGAGAGCCATCATCCACTGTAACGGTTGGGGATACCTTATCCACGGATATTGCGCCGGCTAAGATGGTGGGGTTGAGGACCATATGGGTTAATAGGAAAGGCTCGGATCCATGGGGGAGCCGGGTGAAACCCGACTATACGGTTAAAGATTTGGATGAGGCTTTTGAACGTATTCAGGAGCTCTTCCCCATGGGATGCATGGGGTGA